In one window of Mytilus trossulus isolate FHL-02 chromosome 7, PNRI_Mtr1.1.1.hap1, whole genome shotgun sequence DNA:
- the LOC134726313 gene encoding uncharacterized protein LOC134726313: MTRMKTLVFDISNALAPPDFISSWKSISAYINPEVDISHGLNELPLKVEVQVKVFDTFLNKDMWFLATGSAQRGKDNALPFGGVLYVYNNETIKIMAPGPKGCTNPNCTGSLVYLGESNTFNGNDSITRSFSAGHVRARVWRACSLPRPQFVSEEIQMSSGDFKSLTNGHKATWVIVRVHTDQGWVYEAQGNVLLSVRILLSHGTCTSP, encoded by the exons ATGACAAGAA tGAAAACTTTGGTATTTGATATTTCGAACGCATTAGCACCTCCCGATTTTATTAGTAGCTGGAAGTCAATATCTGCCTACATAAATCCAGAAGTGGACATTTCACATGGGTTAAATGAACTTCCTCTTAAGGTTGAAGTACAGGTCAAAGTGTTTGATACGTTCTTGAATAAGGACATGTGGTTCTTAGCAACAGGATCTGCACAGAGAGGAAAGGATAATGCTTTGCCATTCGGTGGAGTTCTGTAcgtatataataatgaaacaatCAAGATAATGGCACCAGGACCAAAAGGTTGTACAAATCCGAATTGTACAGGTTCACTAGTGTATTTGG GGGAAAGTAATACATTCAATGGTAACGATTCAATAACTAGATCGTTTTCAGCAGGACATGTGCGAGCAAGAGTTTGGAGAGCATGCTCACTTCCAAGACCTCAATTCGTCTCTGAAGAAATTCAAATGAGCTCAG GTGACTTCAAGTCTTTAACAAATGGACATAAAGCCACGTGGGTTATTGTAAGGGTGCATACTGATCAAGGCTGGGTTTATGAGGCACAAGGTAATGTATTGTTATCAGTAAGAATATTATTGTCACACGGTACATGTACCTCGCCATAA